The Bacillus vallismortis genome window below encodes:
- the hxlR gene encoding transcriptional activator HxlR, translating to MSRMDDKKFNCEKELTLAVIGGKWKMLILWHLGKEGTKRFNELKALIPDITQKILVNQLRELEQDMIVHREVYPVVPPKVEYSLTPQGESLMPILDAMYEWGKGYMELIDIDKNVIKESL from the coding sequence TTGAGCCGGATGGACGACAAAAAGTTTAACTGTGAGAAGGAATTAACGCTTGCAGTGATCGGCGGTAAATGGAAAATGCTCATTTTGTGGCATTTAGGAAAAGAAGGTACAAAACGGTTCAATGAATTAAAAGCTTTGATTCCTGATATTACACAGAAGATCCTCGTGAATCAGCTGAGAGAGCTTGAGCAGGATATGATTGTTCACAGAGAAGTGTATCCGGTTGTCCCGCCGAAGGTTGAATATTCCTTGACCCCGCAAGGAGAAAGCCTGATGCCTATTCTTGATGCGATGTATGAGTGGGGGAAAGGTTATATGGAATTGATTGATATCGATAAAAATGTCATTAAGGAATCATTGTAA
- the srfAA gene encoding surfactin non-ribosomal peptide synthetase SrfAA, whose translation MEITFYPLTDAQKRIWYTEKFYPHTSISNLAGIGKLVSTEKVDWVLVEQAIQEFIRRNHAMRLRLRLDENGEPVQYISENRPVDIKHTDTTGDSNAIEFISQWSREETKKPLPLYECDLFRFSTFTIKENEVWFYVNVHHVISDGISMNILGNAIMRIYLELAGRSETNEGISHSFIDHVLSEQDYAQSKRFEKDKAFWNKQFETVPELVSLKGNASGGGSLDAERFSKDVPEALHQQILSFCEANKVSVLSVFQSVLAAYLYRVSGQNDVVTGTFMGNRTNAKEKQMLGMFVSTVPLRTNIDGGQAFLDFVKDRMKDLMKTLRHQKYPYNLLINDLRETKSSLTKLFTVSLEYQVMQWQKEEELAFLTEPIFSGSGLNDVSIHVKDRWDTGKLTIDFDYRTDLFSREEINIVCERMIAMLENALSHPDHTIDELTLISEAEKEKLFARAGGEPVSYRKGMTIPELFQEQAELLSDHPAVVFEDRTLSYRTLHEQSARIANVLKQKGVGPDRPVAVLIERSERMITSIMGILKAGGAYVPIDPGFPAERVQYILEDCGPDVILTESGIAAPATDAELIDFDQAIAEGADEIPAADINARNLAYIIYTSGTTGRPKGVMIEHRQVHHLVESLQQTIYQNGSQTLRMALLAPFHFDASVKQIFASLLLGQTLYIVPKKTVTNGSALAAYYRRHNIEATDGTPAHLQMLIAAGDLSGLKLKHMLIGGEGLSSVVADKLLKLFKEAGASPCLTNVYGPTETCVDASVHPVIPESAVQSAYVPIGKALGNNRLYILDQKGRLQPEGVAGELYIAGDGVGRGYLHLPELTAEKFLQDPFVPSDRMYRTGDVVRWLPDGTIEYLGREDDQVKVRGYRIELGEIEAVIQQAPDVAKAVVLARPDEQGNLEVSAYVVQKPGSKFAPASLREHAARQLPDYMVPAYFTEMTEIPLTPSGKVDRRQLFALEVKAVSSTAYTAPRNETENAIAAIWQDVLNVEKAGIFDNFFETGGHSLKAMTLLTKIHKETGADIPLQYLFEHPTIAALAEEAEHRESRTFSAIKPAEKQEYYPLSLAQQRTYIVSQFEDAGVGYNMPAAAILEGPLEVQKLERAFQGLIRRHESLRTSFVLENSTPSQKIHDSVDFNIEVIERGGRSEEAIMTSFVRRFDLAKAPLFRIGLMELEENRHMLLFDMHHLISDGVSIGIILEELARIYKGEQLPELRLQYKDYAVWQSGQAAEGYRKDGAYWKEVFAGELPVLQLLSDYPRPPVQSFEGDRVSIKLDAGLKDRLNRLAEQNGATLYMVMLSAYYTLLSKYTGQDDIIVGTPSAGRNHSDTEGIVGMFVNTLAIRSEVKQDETFTHLITRVRKQVLDAFSHQDYPFEWLVEDLNIPRDVSRHPLFDTMFSLQNATEGIPSVGDLALSVHETNFKIAKFDLTVQARETDEGIELDLDYSTKLFKQSTAERLLNHFARVLEDAAAEPEKQISEYKLLSEEEAASQIQQFNPGRTLYPKDKTIVQLFEEQAAKTPNYPALQYEGESLTYRELNERANRLARGILSCGAGEGRTAAVLCERSMDMIVSILAVLKAGSAYVPIDPEHPVQRMQHFFRDSGAKVLLTQKKLKALAEEAEFGGVIVLADEEESYHADAQNLALPLQSTAMANLTYTSGTTGTPKGNIVTHANILRTVKETNYLSITEQDTILGLSNYVFDAFMFDMFGSLLNGAKLVLIPKETVLDMARLSRVIERENISILMITTALFHLLVDMNPACLSTLRKIMFGGERASVEHVRKALQTVGKGKLLHMYGPSESTVFATYHPVDELEEHTLSVPIGKPVSNTEVYILDRAGHAQPAGIAGELCVSGEGLVKGYYNRPELTEEKFVPHPFTSGERMYKTGDLARWLPNGDIEFIGRIDHQVKIRGQRIELGEIEHQLQTHDRVQETVVLAVDQGAGDKLLCAYFVAEGEISSQELREHAAKDLPAYMVPAVFIQMDELPLTGNGKIDRRALPLPDASVSRGVSYVAPRNETEQKVANIWEQVLQAEKVGVYDQFFDIGGHSLAGMKMLALVHQELGVELSLKDLFQSPTVEGLAQVIVSSEKGAAISISPAKKQDTYPVSSPQKRMYVLQQLEGAQTSYNMPAVLRLAGELDVERLNSVMQQLMQRHEAFRTTFEIKNGETVQRIWEEAECEMAYFEAAEEETERIVSEFIKPFQIDRLPLFRMGLIKLSETEHLLLFDMHHIISDGASVGVLIEELSKLYDGETLEPLSIQYKDYAVWQQQFIQSELYKKQEDHWLKELNGELPVLTLPTDCSRPAVQTFEGDRIAFSLEAGKADALRRLAKETDSTLYMVLLASYSAFLSKLSGQHDIIVGSPVAGRSQTDVSRVIGMFVNTLALRTYPKGEKTFADYLSEVKETALNAFDAQDYPLEDLIGNLQVQRDTSRNPLFDAVFSMQNANIKDLTMKGIQLEPHPFERKTAKFDITLTADETDGGLTFVFEYNTALFKPETIERWKRYWMQLLDAVTDNPNQPLSSLSLVTETEKQTLLEAWKGKTLPVPTDKTVHQLFEETAQRHKDRPAVTYNGQSWTYGELNAKANRLARILIDCGISADERVGVLTKPSLEMAAAVLGVLKAGAAFVPIDPDYPDQRIDYILQDSGVKILLKQEGISVPDSFLGEVILLDGDRTILSLPLDENDEEDPLTATKTENLAYMIYTSGTTGQPKGVMVEHHALVNLCFWHHDAFSMTAEDRSAKYAGFGFDASIWEMFPTWTIGAELHVIDEAIRLDIVRLNDYFETNGVTITFLPTQLAEQFMELENTSLRVLLTGGDKLKRAVKRPYTLVNNYGPTENTVVATSTEINPEEDSLSIGRAIANTRVYILGEGNQVQPEGVAGELCVAGRGLARGYLNKEDETAKRFVADPFVPGERMYRTGDLVKWVNGGISYIGRIDQQVKVRGYRIELSEIEVQLAQLSQVQDAAVTAVKDKGGNTAIAAYVTPETADIEALKSALKETLPDYMIPAFWVTLNELPVTANGKVDRKSLPEPDIEAGSGEYKAPTTDMEELLAGIWQDVLGIPEIGVSDNFFSLGGDSIKGIQMASRLNQHGWKLEMKDLFQHPTIEELTQYVERAEGKQADQGPVEGEAILTPIQRWFFEKNFTNKHHWNQSVMLHAAKGFDPERVEKTLQALIEHHDALRMVYREKTKEVVQYNRGLDAALAQLEIIQIEGQAKDHEDRIEREAERLQSSIDLQEGGLLKAGLFQAEDGDHLLLAIHHLVVDGVSWRILLEDFAAVYTQLEQGNEPVLPQKTHSFAEYAERLQDFANSKAFLKEKEYWRQLEEQTVAAKLPKDRESGDQRMKHTKTIEFSLTAEETEQLTTKVHEAYHTEMNDILLTAFGLAMKEWTGQDRVSVHLEGHGREEIIEDLTISRTVGWFTSMYPMVLDMKHADDLGYQLKQMKEDIRHVPNKGVGYGILRYLTAPEHKEDVAFLLQPDVSFNYLGQFDDMSDAGLFKRSELPSGQSLSPETEKPNALDVVGYIENGKLTMSLAYHSLEFHEKTIQTFSDSFKAHLLGIIKHCLSQDGTELTPSDLGDDDLTLDELDKLMEIF comes from the coding sequence ATGGAAATAACTTTTTACCCTTTAACGGATGCGCAAAAACGAATTTGGTATACAGAAAAATTTTATCCTCATACAAGTATTTCAAATCTTGCGGGGATTGGTAAGCTGGTTTCAACTGAAAAGGTTGACTGGGTGCTGGTTGAGCAGGCGATTCAAGAGTTTATCCGCAGAAATCACGCCATGCGCCTTCGTTTGCGGCTCGATGAAAATGGGGAGCCTGTTCAATATATAAGCGAGAATCGGCCTGTTGATATAAAACATACTGACACCACTGGAGATTCGAATGCGATAGAGTTTATTTCACAATGGAGCCGGGAGGAAACAAAAAAGCCTTTGCCGCTGTACGAGTGTGACTTATTCCGTTTTTCCACCTTCACCATCAAGGAAAATGAAGTGTGGTTTTACGTAAATGTTCATCATGTGATTTCTGATGGGATTTCTATGAATATTCTTGGAAATGCGATTATGCGCATTTATTTAGAATTAGCGGGCCGCTCAGAAACAAACGAAGGAATCTCGCATTCATTTATCGATCATGTTTTATCTGAACAGGATTATGCTCAATCAAAGCGGTTTGAAAAGGACAAGGCGTTTTGGAACAAGCAATTTGAAACGGTGCCTGAACTTGTTTCTCTAAAAGGGAATGCTTCCGGTGGAGGGAGTTTAGATGCTGAGAGGTTCTCTAAGGATGTGCCTGAAGCGCTTCATCAGCAGATCCTATCGTTTTGTGAGGCAAACAAGGTCAGTGTTCTTTCAGTGTTTCAATCGGTGCTTGCCGCCTATTTGTACAGAGTCAGCGGCCAGAATGATGTCGTGACGGGAACCTTTATGGGCAACCGGACAAATGCGAAAGAGAAGCAGATGCTTGGCATGTTTGTTTCCACAGTTCCGCTCCGGACAAACATTGACGGCGGGCAGGCGTTCTTAGACTTTGTCAAAGACCGGATGAAGGATCTCATGAAAACACTTCGTCACCAAAAGTACCCGTATAACCTCCTGATCAACGATTTGCGTGAAACAAAGAGCTCTCTGACCAAGCTGTTTACGGTTTCTCTTGAATATCAGGTGATGCAGTGGCAGAAAGAAGAAGAACTTGCCTTTTTGACTGAACCGATTTTCAGCGGAAGCGGATTAAATGATGTTTCGATTCATGTAAAGGATCGATGGGATACTGGGAAGCTTACCATTGATTTTGATTACCGCACTGATTTGTTTTCACGTGAAGAAATCAACATTGTTTGTGAACGCATGATTGCGATGCTCGAGAATGCGTTATCGCATCCAGATCATACAATTGATGAATTAACGCTGATTTCTGAAGCGGAAAAAGAGAAGCTCTTTGCGAGGGCCGGCGGTGAACCTGTCAGCTATCGCAAGGGCATGACGATTCCAGAGCTGTTCCAAGAACAGGCTGAACTGCTTTCTGATCACCCGGCTGTTGTTTTTGAAGATCGAACATTGTCCTATCGAACGTTACATGAACAATCTGCACGCATCGCCAATGTGCTGAAACAGAAAGGGGTTGGCCCGGACAGACCTGTCGCGGTTCTGATTGAACGCTCTGAACGGATGATTACGTCTATCATGGGGATTTTAAAGGCCGGCGGAGCCTATGTGCCAATTGATCCCGGATTTCCGGCGGAACGCGTGCAATATATTTTGGAGGACTGCGGGCCGGATGTCATCCTGACTGAATCGGGGATTGCGGCTCCTGCAACTGATGCTGAGCTGATTGATTTTGATCAGGCGATTGCGGAAGGTGCAGACGAAATTCCGGCTGCTGATATAAACGCACGGAACCTTGCCTACATTATTTACACATCGGGAACAACCGGACGTCCGAAAGGCGTTATGATCGAGCATCGCCAGGTCCATCACTTGGTTGAATCTTTGCAGCAGACGATTTACCAAAACGGCAGCCAAACGCTGCGGATGGCATTGCTTGCGCCGTTCCACTTTGATGCGTCAGTGAAGCAGATTTTCGCGTCGCTTCTTTTGGGACAGACTCTTTACATCGTACCGAAGAAAACAGTGACGAACGGGTCTGCGCTTGCCGCGTATTATCGCAGGCACAACATTGAGGCAACGGACGGGACACCGGCCCACCTGCAAATGCTGATAGCGGCGGGCGATCTCAGCGGCCTCAAACTGAAGCATATGCTGATCGGAGGAGAGGGCCTATCGTCTGTTGTTGCGGACAAGCTGCTAAAGCTGTTTAAAGAAGCAGGCGCGTCGCCGTGTTTGACCAATGTGTACGGGCCGACTGAAACGTGTGTTGACGCGTCCGTTCATCCGGTTATCCCGGAGAGTGCTGTTCAATCAGCGTATGTGCCGATCGGGAAAGCGCTGGGGAATAACCGCTTATATATTTTAGACCAAAAAGGCCGGCTGCAGCCGGAAGGCGTGGCGGGCGAGCTTTACATCGCTGGCGATGGTGTCGGCCGAGGCTATTTGCATTTGCCTGAATTGACGGCTGAAAAGTTTTTACAAGATCCATTTGTGCCAAGCGATCGCATGTACCGGACCGGAGACGTGGTGCGCTGGCTGCCAGATGGAACAATCGAATATTTAGGAAGAGAGGATGACCAAGTAAAAGTCCGTGGATACCGGATTGAACTTGGGGAAATTGAGGCTGTGATTCAGCAGGCGCCGGACGTTGCGAAAGCCGTTGTTTTGGCACGTCCTGACGAACAGGGAAATCTTGAGGTTTCCGCATATGTTGTGCAGAAGCCTGGCAGCAAATTTGCTCCGGCCAGCCTGCGGGAACATGCGGCCAGACAGCTTCCTGACTATATGGTGCCGGCTTACTTTACTGAAATGACAGAAATCCCGCTCACGCCAAGCGGCAAAGTCGACCGCCGCCAGCTGTTTGCACTAGAGGTGAAGGCGGTCAGCAGTACGGCCTATACGGCGCCGCGCAATGAGACGGAGAACGCAATCGCAGCCATTTGGCAGGACGTGCTGAATGTTGAGAAGGCGGGGATCTTTGACAATTTCTTTGAAACGGGCGGCCATTCATTGAAGGCCATGACGCTTTTAACAAAGATTCATAAGGAAACAGGCGCTGACATTCCGCTTCAATACTTGTTTGAGCATCCGACGATTGCGGCTCTTGCAGAGGAAGCCGAACACAGAGAAAGCCGGACATTTTCAGCGATTAAACCTGCGGAAAAACAGGAGTATTATCCGCTTTCGTTGGCACAGCAGCGAACTTATATCGTCAGCCAGTTTGAGGATGCGGGTGTCGGTTACAACATGCCGGCGGCAGCGATTTTGGAAGGACCTTTAGAGGTTCAAAAGCTGGAGCGCGCATTTCAGGGGTTAATCCGCCGCCACGAGTCTTTGAGGACATCATTTGTTCTTGAAAACAGCACGCCGAGTCAGAAAATTCATGACAGCGTCGATTTCAACATCGAGGTGATTGAAAGAGGCGGCCGATCCGAAGAGGCAATAATGACTTCATTCGTACGGAGATTTGATCTGGCGAAAGCGCCGCTGTTCAGAATCGGCTTGATGGAGCTTGAAGAGAACCGTCATATGCTTCTGTTTGACATGCATCATTTGATTTCTGACGGTGTGTCCATCGGCATTATTTTGGAGGAGTTAGCACGGATATACAAAGGCGAACAGCTTCCTGAACTTCGTCTTCAGTATAAGGACTACGCCGTGTGGCAAAGCGGCCAGGCTGCTGAAGGATACCGGAAGGACGGGGCGTATTGGAAGGAAGTCTTTGCGGGCGAGCTTCCGGTGCTTCAGCTGCTGTCCGATTATCCGAGACCGCCTGTTCAAAGTTTTGAAGGGGATCGGGTGTCAATCAAGCTGGATGCGGGATTAAAGGATCGTTTAAATCGTTTGGCTGAACAAAATGGCGCCACGCTGTATATGGTGATGCTGTCCGCTTACTATACGCTTTTGTCAAAGTATACGGGACAGGATGACATCATTGTCGGAACGCCGTCAGCGGGCAGAAACCACTCTGATACAGAGGGCATTGTCGGGATGTTCGTCAATACGCTCGCGATACGCAGTGAAGTGAAGCAGGACGAGACGTTTACCCATTTGATCACGCGTGTCCGTAAACAGGTGCTGGATGCCTTTTCTCATCAGGACTATCCGTTTGAGTGGCTTGTAGAAGACTTGAACATTCCGCGTGATGTAAGCAGACATCCGCTGTTTGACACGATGTTCAGCCTTCAAAATGCGACAGAGGGCATTCCGTCTGTCGGCGATCTGGCCTTGTCTGTTCATGAGACCAACTTCAAGATTGCCAAATTTGATTTGACGGTACAGGCGAGAGAAACGGATGAAGGCATTGAGCTTGATTTGGACTACAGCACGAAGCTGTTTAAACAAAGCACGGCTGAAAGGCTGCTCAACCATTTTGCGCGTGTGCTTGAAGATGCCGCGGCTGAGCCTGAGAAACAGATATCTGAATACAAGCTTCTTTCTGAAGAGGAGGCTGCTTCGCAAATTCAGCAGTTTAACCCGGGAAGAACACTTTATCCGAAAGACAAAACGATTGTTCAGCTGTTTGAAGAGCAAGCAGCGAAAACGCCAAACTATCCTGCACTTCAATATGAAGGCGAATCACTCACTTATCGTGAGCTGAATGAACGGGCCAATCGTTTAGCCCGCGGAATTCTTTCTTGTGGAGCGGGAGAAGGAAGAACAGCGGCTGTCTTATGCGAGCGGTCAATGGACATGATTGTGTCGATTCTCGCGGTTTTAAAAGCTGGCTCGGCTTATGTTCCGATTGATCCGGAACATCCGGTTCAGCGGATGCAGCATTTCTTCCGCGACAGCGGAGCGAAGGTGCTTCTCACCCAGAAAAAATTAAAGGCTTTAGCAGAAGAAGCCGAATTTGGCGGCGTTATCGTACTTGCAGATGAGGAAGAAAGCTATCATGCTGATGCGCAAAATCTCGCACTGCCTCTTCAGTCAACGGCAATGGCCAACCTGACGTATACGTCAGGAACGACAGGGACACCAAAGGGAAATATCGTGACACATGCCAATATTCTGCGCACGGTGAAGGAAACGAATTATCTCAGTATTACAGAACAGGATACGATTCTCGGGCTTTCCAATTACGTGTTTGACGCGTTTATGTTTGATATGTTCGGTTCTTTGTTAAACGGAGCCAAGCTTGTGCTGATACCGAAAGAAACCGTTCTGGATATGGCTCGCCTGTCTCGTGTCATTGAGCGGGAGAACATCAGCATTCTCATGATTACAACGGCTTTGTTCCACCTGCTTGTCGACATGAATCCGGCGTGCTTGTCAACGCTGCGCAAGATTATGTTTGGCGGGGAGCGGGCTTCGGTTGAGCATGTAAGAAAGGCTTTGCAAACGGTTGGAAAAGGCAAGCTCCTTCACATGTACGGACCGTCTGAAAGCACGGTTTTCGCGACATATCATCCGGTTGATGAATTGGAGGAGCACACGCTGTCTGTACCGATTGGAAAACCGGTCAGCAATACGGAAGTATACATCCTTGACCGGGCGGGACACGCGCAGCCTGCCGGGATCGCCGGGGAGCTTTGCGTCAGCGGCGAAGGCCTCGTGAAAGGCTATTACAACCGTCCCGAACTGACTGAGGAGAAGTTCGTTCCACATCCGTTTACATCCGGCGAACGCATGTATAAAACAGGTGACCTTGCCAGATGGCTGCCGAATGGCGACATCGAATTTATCGGGCGGATCGACCATCAGGTGAAAATTCGCGGACAGCGCATCGAGCTTGGGGAAATCGAACATCAGCTGCAAACCCACGATCGCGTGCAGGAGACTGTCGTGCTTGCTGTTGATCAAGGAGCGGGAGACAAGCTGCTCTGCGCGTACTTTGTCGCAGAGGGAGAAATCTCATCTCAAGAGCTGAGAGAGCATGCGGCGAAGGATCTGCCGGCTTACATGGTTCCTGCGGTGTTTATTCAAATGGACGAGCTGCCGCTGACCGGAAACGGAAAAATCGACCGGAGAGCGCTGCCGCTTCCTGATGCCAGCGTCTCAAGAGGTGTGTCATATGTAGCGCCTCGAAATGAAACGGAACAAAAAGTCGCAAACATTTGGGAGCAGGTGCTTCAGGCTGAAAAGGTCGGCGTTTATGACCAATTCTTTGATATCGGCGGACATTCATTAGCAGGCATGAAGATGCTTGCCCTGGTTCATCAGGAACTGGGTGTTGAGCTGTCACTCAAAGATCTCTTCCAGTCACCGACGGTTGAGGGCTTAGCACAGGTGATTGTCTCTTCTGAAAAAGGGGCGGCCATCAGCATCAGCCCGGCAAAGAAACAAGATACGTATCCTGTTTCTTCACCGCAAAAACGGATGTACGTGCTCCAACAGCTTGAAGGAGCGCAAACGAGCTATAACATGCCTGCGGTTCTGCGCCTTGCAGGTGAGCTTGATGTTGAAAGGCTTAACAGCGTCATGCAGCAGTTGATGCAGCGTCATGAAGCCTTTAGAACCACGTTTGAAATAAAAAATGGAGAAACGGTGCAGCGGATCTGGGAAGAAGCTGAATGTGAGATGGCCTATTTCGAAGCCGCAGAAGAAGAGACAGAGCGGATCGTTTCTGAATTTATCAAGCCTTTCCAAATCGATCGGCTTCCGCTGTTCAGAATGGGGCTGATCAAGCTTTCCGAAACTGAGCATCTGCTGCTGTTTGATATGCACCATATTATTTCAGACGGAGCGTCTGTAGGCGTGCTGATTGAGGAGCTTTCGAAGCTGTACGACGGAGAAACCCTTGAGCCGCTCAGCATTCAATATAAGGATTATGCCGTGTGGCAGCAGCAGTTCATTCAGTCCGAGCTTTACAAGAAGCAAGAGGATCATTGGCTGAAGGAGCTGAACGGAGAGCTGCCAGTGCTGACGCTTCCGACTGACTGCAGCAGGCCTGCCGTTCAAACATTTGAGGGAGACCGCATTGCATTTTCATTAGAAGCAGGAAAAGCTGATGCTCTGCGCAGACTTGCAAAAGAAACGGATTCCACGCTGTACATGGTGCTTCTGGCTTCATACAGTGCGTTTTTATCGAAGCTAAGCGGTCAGCACGATATTATCGTCGGTTCACCTGTAGCCGGGCGCTCTCAAACAGACGTCAGCCGCGTTATCGGAATGTTCGTCAATACATTGGCGCTGCGTACGTATCCGAAGGGTGAAAAGACGTTTGCTGACTATCTCAGTGAAGTGAAAGAAACCGCGCTCAATGCTTTTGATGCGCAGGATTACCCGCTTGAGGACCTGATCGGAAACTTGCAGGTTCAGCGTGACACGAGCAGAAATCCGCTATTCGACGCCGTATTTTCAATGCAAAATGCGAACATCAAGGATCTGACGATGAAAGGGATTCAGCTTGAGCCTCATCCGTTTGAACGGAAAACGGCCAAGTTTGATATCACGCTGACGGCTGATGAAACGGACGGAGGGCTTACGTTCGTATTTGAATACAATACAGCGTTGTTTAAGCCGGAAACAATCGAACGATGGAAGCGATACTGGATGCAGCTTCTAGACGCGGTCACCGACAACCCGAACCAGCCGCTTTCCAGCCTGTCACTCGTCACCGAAACAGAAAAACAAACGCTTCTTGAGGCATGGAAGGGCAAAACATTGCCTGTGCCGACAGACAAAACTGTTCATCAGCTATTCGAAGAAACGGCTCAGCGCCACAAAGACCGCCCGGCTGTCACCTACAACGGCCAGTCGTGGACGTACGGCGAGCTGAATGCCAAGGCGAATCGTCTTGCCCGGATTTTGATCGACTGCGGTATCAGCGCGGATGAGCGCGTCGGTGTTCTCACGAAGCCGTCGCTGGAAATGGCCGCCGCGGTGCTCGGCGTCTTAAAGGCGGGGGCGGCGTTTGTGCCGATTGATCCTGACTATCCGGATCAGCGGATTGACTACATTTTACAAGACAGCGGCGTGAAGATTCTCTTGAAACAGGAAGGTATTTCAGTACCGGATAGCTTCTTGGGAGAGGTCATTCTTCTTGACGGCGACCGCACGATTCTGAGCCTGCCGCTTGATGAAAACGACGAGGAAGATCCGCTCACAGCTACAAAAACGGAGAACCTCGCGTACATGATTTACACGTCTGGAACGACCGGACAGCCGAAGGGTGTCATGGTCGAGCACCATGCGCTTGTGAACCTGTGCTTTTGGCACCATGACGCGTTCAGCATGACAGCGGAGGACCGCAGTGCGAAGTACGCGGGCTTTGGATTCGACGCCTCCATTTGGGAGATGTTCCCGACGTGGACAATCGGCGCCGAACTTCACGTCATTGATGAAGCGATCCGCCTCGATATCGTCCGCCTGAACGACTATTTCGAAACGAACGGCGTGACGATCACGTTCCTGCCGACGCAGCTGGCGGAACAGTTCATGGAGCTTGAGAACACGTCACTCCGCGTCCTCTTGACCGGAGGAGACAAGCTGAAGCGCGCGGTCAAACGGCCGTACACGCTCGTCAACAACTACGGGCCGACAGAAAACACAGTCGTCGCCACAAGCACAGAGATCAATCCCGAGGAAGACTCACTTTCCATCGGGCGTGCAATCGCCAATACGAGAGTATACATTCTCGGCGAGGGCAATCAAGTGCAGCCGGAAGGCGTGGCCGGAGAGCTTTGCGTAGCGGGTCGCGGGCTGGCACGCGGTTACCTGAACAAGGAAGACGAAACCGCGAAGCGGTTTGTCGCCGATCCGTTTGTGCCGGGTGAACGCATGTACCGCACCGGCGATTTGGTGAAATGGGTGAACGGCGGCATCTCGTACATCGGCCGGATCGACCAGCAGGTCAAGGTCCGCGGCTACCGGATCGAGCTCTCAGAAATCGAAGTCCAGCTCGCCCAGCTTTCTCAGGTGCAGGATGCGGCGGTGACAGCTGTCAAAGATAAAGGCGGCAATACAGCGATCGCGGCGTACGTGACACCGGAAACAGCTGACATAGAAGCACTGAAATCAGCACTGAAAGAAACCTTGCCGGATTACATGATCCCGGCGTTCTGGGTGACATTAAATGAACTTCCGGTTACGGCAAACGGCAAAGTAGACCGCAAATCCCTGCCTGAGCCGGACATCGAAGCGGGGAGCGGGGAATACAAAGCGCCGACAACCGACATGGAAGAGCTGCTTGCCGGCATTTGGCAGGACGTGCTCGGCATTCCGGAGATCGGTGTCAGTGACAATTTCTTCTCACTCGGCGGAGATTCCATCAAAGGAATCCAAATGGCGAGCCGCTTGAATCAGCACGGCTGGAAGCTGGAAATGAAAGATCTCTTCCAGCACCCGACAATCGAGGAGCTGACCCAATACGTGGAGCGTGCCGAAGGCAAACAGGCGGACCAAGGGCCTGTGGAAGGCGAAGCCATTCTGACGCCGATTCAGCGCTGGTTCTTTGAAAAGAACTTCACAAACAAGCACCACTGGAACCAATCGGTGATGCTTCACGCCGCGAAGGGCTTTGACCCTGAACGGGTGGAGAAAACGTTGCAGGCGCTGATTGAACATCATGACGCGCTCCGCATGGTTTATCGTGAGAAAACGAAAGAGGTCGTTCAATATAACAGAGGACTTGATGCTGCTTTAGCTCAATTGGAGATCATCCAAATTGAGGGCCAAGCGAAAGATCATGAAGACCGCATAGAGAGAGAAGCGGAACGGCTGCAAAGCAGCATTGACTTACAGGAAGGCGGCTTGTTAAAAGCCGGCTTGTTCCAAGCGGAAGATGGAGACCACTTGCTTCTTGCCATTCACCACTTAGTGGTAGACGGCGTGTCGTGGCGGATTTTACTGGAGGATTTCGCCGCGGTTTATACACAGCTTGAGCAAGGCAATGAACCGGTTCTCCCGCAGAAAACACATTCATTTGCGGAGTATGCGGAGAGATTGCAAGACTTCGCGAATTCCAAAGCCTTTTTGAAAGAAAAAGAGTATTGGAGACAGCTTGAAGAACAGACTGTCGCGGCAAAGCTTCCGAAGGATCGCGAATCTGGTGATCAGCGAATGAAACATACAAAGACAATCGAATTCTCGCTGACTGCTGAAGAGACAGAACAGCTCACCACAAAGGTGCATGAGGCATATCACACAGAAATGAATGATATTTTGCTGACGGCATTCGGATTGGCGATGAAGGAGTGGACAGGTCAGGATCGAGTAAGTGTTCATTTAGAGGGGCATGGACGTGAAGAAATCATAGAAGACCTGACCATTTCCCGCACAGTCGGCTGGTTTACGAGCATGTACCCGATGGTGCTCGATATGAAGCATGCGGATGATCTGGGCTACCAGCTGAAGCAAATGAAAGAAGATATCAGACATGTACCGAATAAGGGAGTCGGATACGGCATTCTGCGCTATCTGACGGCGCCGGAACACAAAGAAGATGTGGCGTTCTTGCTTCAGCCGGATGTCAGCTTTAACTATTTAGGACAGTTCGACGACATGTCGGACGCAGGCTTGTTCAAGAGATCAGAGCTGCCGTCAGGACAGTCGTTAAGCCCGGAAACAGAAAAACCGAACGCGCTCGATGTTGTCGGATATATCGAAAACGGAAAACTGACGATGTCACTGGCCTATCATTCTCTTGAGTTTCATGAAAAAACGATACAGACATTCAGCGACAGTTTTAAAGCCCATCTTCTCGGAATCATTAAACATTGCCTATCTCAAGATGGAACGGAACTGACGCCGAGTGACCTTGGCGACGACGATTTGACGCTGGATGAACTAGATAAATTAATGGAAATTTTCTAA